Proteins encoded in a region of the Zea mays cultivar B73 chromosome 2, Zm-B73-REFERENCE-NAM-5.0, whole genome shotgun sequence genome:
- the LOC100272979 gene encoding 3-dehydroquinate synthase, with product MAASASSLLADAASSSCGAISPRPRLLRGAPAAAFVPSPSRHSCCSLRASPARRHRSRFVASAVPTMQPPAESRVSTVVDVDLGDRSYPIYIGAGLLDEPDLLQRHVHGKRVLVVTNTTVAPLYLEKVAWALTHNNPNVSVESVILPDGEKYKDMDTLMKVFDKAVESRFDRRCTFVALGGGVIGDMCGFAAAAFLRGVNFIQIPTTLMAQVDSSVGGKTGINHPLGKNLIGAFYQPQCVLIDTDTLNTLPDRELASGIAEVVKYGLIRDAPFFEWQEKNMPELLAREPNALAYAIKRSCENKAEVVAQDEKESGLRATLNLGHTFGHAIETGTGYGAWLHGEAVATGIVMAADMSHRLGWIDDSIKERVFAILKQAKLPIAPPETMTVEKFKNIIAVDKKVADGLLRLILLKGPLGRCVFTGDYDRNALDETLHAFCNN from the exons ATGGCGGCCTCCGCGTCCTCCCTGCTTGCAGACGCCGCATCCTCATCCTGCGGGGCCATCTCTCCGCGTCCCCGGTTGCTTCGTGGAGCTCCGGCCGCCGCCTTCGTCCCCTCGCCGTCGCGTCACTCCTGCTGTTCCCTCCGCGCTTCCCCCGCGAGGCGCCATCGGAGCCGCTTTGTAGCCAGCGCCGTTCCCACGATGCAGCCTCCGGCGGAGTCCAGGGTCTCCACGGTAGTCGATGTCGACCTCGGCGATCGTAGCTACCCGATCTACATCGGCGCAGGCCTCCTCGACGAGCCGGACCTGCTGCAGAG GCATGTTCATGGTAAGAGGGTTCTGGTGGTGACCAACACGACCGTCGCGCCGCTTTACCTGGAGAAGGTGGCATGGGCACTCACCCACAACAATCCCAATGTGTCAGTGGAGAGTGTGATCCTGCCTGACGGCGAAAAGTACAAAGATATG GACACGCTGATGAAGGTGTTTGACAAGGCAGTCGAGTCCCGGTTTGACCGCCGGTGCACATTTGTAGCACTGGGTGGTGGTGTCATCGGGGACATGTGTGGATTTGCAGCTGCTGCATTCCTCCGGGGCGTCAATTTCATACAGATACCAACTACTCTGATGGCCCAG GTGGATTCATCTGTTGGCGGGAAAACTGGGATTAACCACCCACTAGGGAAGAACTTGATTGGAGCATTCTACCAGCCACAATGTGTTCTAATTGACACAGATACACTGAACACATTGCCTGACAGGGAGCTAGCCTCAGGCATTGCCGAGGTAGTGAAGTATGGGCTCATAAGGGATGCACCATTCTTTGAGTGGCAAGAGAAAAACATGCCTGAATTGTTAGCAAG AGAACCAAATGCTTTGGCCTATGCTATCAAGAGATCTTGTGAAAACAAAGCTGAGGTGGTCGCACAAGATGAGAAGGAAAGTGGCCTACGAGCAACACTAAACCTGGGTCACACATTTGGCCAT GCTATCGAGACTGGGACTGGATATGGAGCATGGCTCCATGGGGAGGCTGTCGCAACTGGAATA GTTATGGCAGCTGATATGTCTCATCGCCTGGGGTGGATAGATGACTCCATAAAAGAACGTGTGTTTGCCATACTAAAGCAAGCCAAACTTCCCATTGCACCTCCAGAGACCATGACCGTGGAGAAGTTTAAAAACATCATTGCT GTTGACAAGAAGGTTGCTGATGGTCTGTTGAGACTCATCCTTCTGAAAGGACCACTAGGGCGCTGTGTCTTTACCGGGGATTATGACCGGAATGCGCTCGATGAAACCCTTCACGCATTCTGCAACAACTGA
- the LOC103649222 gene encoding uncharacterized protein has product MISQRKELKDHRWPNLQVASWPLREIDMGYAKQTDSSSCGLFLLNYIEYWTGDELSDSFTQDDMSHFRKKMAAILLSSELNKRRRCLLYKNDKEVDSGSPSDVEILENPTDSKKRKLLHVLDDNEVVYEDEEGPITQADLQKWFVDDWDKRTPVKVSNDGCTNDFLMVGLSTKDMPVTKADSIDVLCDYIMTIEDDTTLE; this is encoded by the exons ATGATATCTCAACGTAAGGAGTTAAAAGACCACAGGTGGCCAAACCTCCAAGTTGCTTCTTGGCCTCTCAGAGAAATAGACATGGGATATGCAAAGCAGACAGATAG CTCTTCATGTGGcctctttcttttgaactatatcgAATACTGGACAGGGGATGAACTGTCTGACAGTTTTACCCAG GATGACATGTCACACTTTAGAAAGAAAatggctgctatattactatcttcAGAACTGAATAAGAGAAGGAGGTGTCTGTTATACAAAAATGATAAAGAAGTTGACTCTGGAAGCCCATCGGATGTTGAGATATTAGAAAACCCAACAGattctaagaagaggaagctactccACGTGCTTGATGATAACGAAGTAGTGTATGAAGATGAGGAAGGCCCTATTACTCAAGCAGACTTGCAAAAGTGGTTTGTTGATGATTGGGATAAAAGAACTCCTGTAAAAGTATCTAACGATGGGTGCACCAATGACTTTTTAATGGTTGGTCTTTCCACAAAGGACATGCCAGTGACCAAAGCCGATTCAATAGATGTTTTATGTGATTATATCATGACAATAGAAGACGATACGACACTAGAGTAA
- the LOC103637027 gene encoding uncharacterized protein produces MPFHEVLQQPHKRFIDVIGIVIHLAPLEHIGGRPYREAILMDSRWDIIVVGIWPELLQRNALRWVLARENKSIIIGTMLRRNKLHRCLQTSDHSTVEFDPDHHTTQRLQTIRRSMIQNPRSALINNYLERRRAYLATVVPDV; encoded by the exons ATGCCATTTCATGAGGTCCTCCAACAACCTCATAAGAGGTTTATAG ATGTAATAGGAATTGTCATTCATTTGGCGCCGTTAGAGCACATCGGTGGAAGGCCGTACAGAGAGGCCATACTAATGGATTCCAG GTGGGATATAATCGTCGTGGGTATATGGCCTGAACTGTTGCAAAGAAATGCTCTACGGTGGGTGTTAGCTAGAGAAAACAAGAGCATAATTATCGGAACTATGCTGCGTCGTAACAAGCTACACA GATGCTTGCAAACCTCGGACCATAGCACTGTTGAATTCGATCCAGATCATCACACCACACAACGGTTGCAGA CAATTCGGCGCTCCATGATCCAAAATCCGAGGAGTGCTTTAATCAACAATTATCTAGAGAGGAGACGCGCTTATCTGGCGACAGTGGTTCCGGATGTGTAG
- the LOC100285684 gene encoding calcium lipid binding protein-like, translating into MGVISTVLGFSGFGFGFSAGIVIGYFLFIYVQPTDVKDVKVRPLVEYDSKSLEGILPEIPLWVKNPDYDRIDWLNRFLELMWPYLNKAICRTAQDIAKPIIAENTAKYKIDSVEFESLTLGSLPPTFQGMKVYVTEEQELIMEPSLKWAANPNITVAVKAYGLKATIQIVDLQVFASPRITLKPLVPTFPCFAKILVSLMEKPHVDFGLKLLGADVMAIPGLYRFVQETIKKQVASMYLWPKTLEVPIMDPSKASKRPVGILLVKVVRAQNLRKKDLLGKSDPYVKLKMSDDKLPSKKTTVKRSNLNPEWGEDFKFVVTDPENQALEVNVFDWEQVGKHEKMGMNMIPLRELLPEGTKVTTLNLLKTMDPNDVQNEKSRGELTLELTYKPFKEEDIEKEDTQGADVIEKAPDGTPAGGGLLYVVVHEAQDLEGKHHTNPYAKIIFKGEEKKTKVIKKNRDPRWEDEFEFVCEEPPVNDKLHVEVISKAPKAGLIHGKETLGYIDISLADVISNKRINEKYHLIDSKNGQIQIELQWRTS; encoded by the exons ATGGGTGTAATCAGCACAGTGCTGGGTTTCTCTGGTTTTGGCTTTGGGTTCTCGGCTGGCATTGTTATTGGTTACTTCCTCTTCATCTACGTCCAGCCAACTGATGTCAAG GATGTCAAGGTTCGCCCGCTTGTAGAATATGATTCAAAATCCTTGGAGGGCATCCTTCCTGAAATTCCTTTATGGGTCAAGAATCCTGACTATGATAGA ATTGATTGGCTGAATAGGTTCTTGGAGTTGATGTGGCCTTATCTTAACAAG GCTATCTGCAGAACTGCACAGGATATCGCGAAGCCAATTATTGCTGAGAACACTGCAAAGTATAAGATAGACTCTGTTGAGTTTGAATCACTTACTTTGGGTAGCTTACCACCCACCTTTCAAG GGATGAAAGTCTATGTCACAGAGGAGCAAGAGCTGATAATGGAACCATCTCTTAAATGGGCTGCAAACCCAAATATTACTGTTGCTGTAAAAGCCTATGGTTTGAAAGCTACTATCCAG ATTGTGGATCTACAAGTCTTTGCATCACCTCGCATTACTCTGAAGCCATTGGTGCCTACATTTCCTtgctttgcaaaaatccttgTCTCACTCATGGAGAAG CCACATGTTGACTTTGGGCTAAAACTTCTTGGAGCAGATGTAATGGCTATTCCTGGTCTTTACAGATTTGTTCAG GAGACCATCAAGAAACAAGTAGCAAGCATGTATTTGTGGCCGAAGACACTAGAAGTACCTATAATGGATCCCTCAAA AGCATCAAAAAGGCCTGTTGGAATTCTACTTGTGAAGGTTGTGAGAGCCCAAAATCTGCGGAAGAAGGATCTGCTGGGTAAATCTGACCCATACGTGAAACTTAAGATGTCAGATGATAAACTTCCATCCAAGAAGACAACTGTAAAGCGCAGCAATCTCAATCCAGAGTGGGGTGAAGACTTCAAGTTTGTTGTGACAGATCCAGAAAACCAGGCTCTTGAAGTTAATGTCTTCGACTGGGAACAG GTTGGGAAACATGAAAAGATGGGAATGAACATGATCCCACTTAGAGAACTCCTACCAGAGGGGACTAAAGTTACTACCCTCAACTTGCTTAAGACCATGGACCCAAACGATGTACAAAATGAGAAGTCTCGTGGTGAGCTTACTCTAGAGCTCACATACAAGCCTTTCAAGGAAGAAGATATAGAGAAAGAAGATACACAGGGTGCTGATGTGATAGAGAAAGCTCCAGATGGCACTCCAGCTGGTGGTGGCTTGCTTTATGTTGTTGTTCATGAAGCCCAAGATCTTGAGGGGAAGCACCATACAAACCCATATGCAAAAATAATTTTCAAAGGCGAGGAGAAGAAAACTAAG GTCATCAAGAAGAATAGGGATCCAAGATGGGAGGATGAGTTTGAGTTCGTGTGTgaggagcctcctgtgaatgataAACTGCATGTTGAAGTCATAAGTAAAGCCCCGAAGGCAGGGCTGATACATGGCAAG GAAACTTTGGGCTATATTGATATTAGCCTTGCAGACGTGATCAGCAACAAGCGGATTAATGAAAAGTACCATCTCATAGACTCGAAAAATGGTCAGATCCAGATCGAGTTGCAGTGGAGAACTTCCTAG